A single Parabacteroides timonensis DNA region contains:
- a CDS encoding DUF6078 family protein gives MKESFDYSKVPYDFGLCAAENCPKATTCLRQIALKHAPENITFLRIMNPNTLKKMKGTCKFYRPNTKIQNAIGFMRTVNALTLRVADTFRLRMISYLGRKNYYLKRRGGSPLSPAEQQHIVILAKELGVILDEYFDGYVESYDWG, from the coding sequence ATGAAAGAATCGTTCGATTACTCAAAAGTACCTTATGATTTTGGTCTGTGTGCAGCCGAGAACTGCCCGAAAGCAACAACCTGTCTACGCCAGATCGCTTTAAAACATGCTCCGGAAAATATAACTTTCCTGCGGATAATGAACCCAAACACATTAAAGAAGATGAAAGGGACGTGTAAATTCTACCGTCCCAATACCAAAATACAGAATGCAATAGGATTCATGCGTACCGTGAATGCACTGACCCTTCGCGTGGCAGATACCTTCCGATTACGGATGATCTCCTATCTCGGCCGGAAAAATTACTATCTAAAACGTAGAGGAGGATCACCTTTATCACCTGCCGAACAACAACATATTGTAATTCTTGCCAAAGAACTGGGAGTTATTCTGGACGAATATTTCGATGGATACGTAGAGTCGTATGATTGGGGATAG
- a CDS encoding helix-turn-helix domain-containing protein has protein sequence MTNIKYALHRPGNENAAGITDLKESIGHPLDPNCCTILLCTAGMATVSTNFQKRILKKGDAVFIFTDIVFVTIEVSDTFSALYVSLSEEVMEEVFYKITPTSFWNFIYDHVILHLSENQSMLLHTWYQQTKWIIDECAQEYKLTLLRNNIHSLFMAIDSEAKEKNIGINDHYKRDQTWAILGKFASLLAEHCHQHREVSFYADKLCITPDYLYKLAYKGMEQSPKEIIEQMIIVEIKTYLSNTNLSIKNIAAEMNFEDPSYMCRFFRRHTGSSPTEYRNIYLK, from the coding sequence ATGACAAATATAAAATACGCTTTACACCGACCTGGAAACGAAAATGCAGCCGGAATAACCGACCTGAAAGAGAGCATAGGACATCCGTTGGATCCAAACTGTTGCACAATCCTGTTATGTACGGCGGGGATGGCTACTGTCTCTACCAATTTCCAAAAGCGGATATTGAAAAAAGGAGATGCAGTCTTTATCTTTACCGATATAGTATTCGTTACGATCGAAGTTTCAGATACATTTTCCGCCCTGTATGTTTCGCTTTCCGAAGAAGTGATGGAAGAAGTCTTTTATAAAATCACTCCCACTTCGTTTTGGAATTTCATATATGACCACGTCATTCTCCATCTATCGGAAAATCAATCCATGCTACTACATACGTGGTATCAGCAAACAAAATGGATTATTGACGAATGTGCACAAGAATATAAACTGACGCTGTTACGTAACAACATCCACAGTCTTTTTATGGCTATCGACAGTGAAGCGAAAGAAAAAAATATAGGAATCAACGATCACTATAAAAGAGATCAGACATGGGCTATCCTGGGAAAGTTCGCCAGCCTGTTAGCTGAGCATTGCCATCAACACCGGGAAGTAAGCTTTTATGCAGACAAACTCTGCATAACACCTGATTATCTTTACAAATTGGCTTATAAAGGAATGGAGCAAAGCCCCAAAGAGATAATCGAACAAATGATCATCGTAGAGATCAAAACTTATCTTTCCAATACTAATTTGTCTATTAAAAACATTGCAGCTGAGATGAATTTCGAAGATCCGTCATATATGTGCCGTTTCTTCCGGAGACATACCGGGTCGTCGCCGACAGAATACCGGAATATCTACTTAAAATAA
- a CDS encoding YdeI/OmpD-associated family protein: METELIFATREDFQEWLKNYGQTNEGVWLLFGKTKTLKTLSAEEALEEALCFGWIDGLINSIDEHKYKKYFSKRRKGSKWSEKNKKIVEKLIKEGRMTGFGMQAIEEAKRSGEWEKVRDRNVTDIQKSEFESLIKDYDLAYTNYLTTAKSTQNNFVGFYFEAKREDTRLKRLEKIVGLLEQNKKLM, translated from the coding sequence ATGGAAACAGAATTAATTTTCGCGACAAGAGAAGATTTTCAGGAGTGGTTAAAGAATTACGGCCAGACAAACGAGGGTGTCTGGTTACTATTCGGGAAAACAAAAACATTAAAAACATTATCCGCAGAAGAGGCGTTGGAAGAAGCATTGTGTTTCGGTTGGATCGACGGGCTGATCAACTCTATCGACGAACACAAATACAAAAAGTACTTTTCCAAAAGAAGAAAAGGAAGTAAATGGTCGGAAAAGAATAAAAAGATTGTGGAAAAGCTTATCAAAGAAGGAAGAATGACCGGGTTCGGAATGCAGGCCATCGAAGAAGCCAAAAGAAGCGGAGAATGGGAAAAGGTACGGGACAGAAATGTTACCGATATTCAAAAGTCTGAATTTGAATCCCTGATAAAAGACTACGATCTGGCTTATACTAATTATCTTACGACAGCAAAGTCGACTCAAAATAATTTTGTTGGTTTCTATTTTGAAGCAAAAAGAGAAGACACCCGGCTGAAAAGATTAGAGAAAATAGTCGGGTTATTGGAGCAGAACAAAAAGTTAATGTAA
- a CDS encoding TolC family protein produces the protein MKKIILLTTVSALLSSCGIYSKYKPATTVPDQLYGEEVMVEDTVSFGNMDWRELFTDPKLQQLIEQGLQNNTDYQSAQLRVEQAEATLMSAKLAFLPSFAFTPQGSVSSFDGHKATQTYSLPITASWELDIFGRMRNAKQQAKALYAQSQDYQQAVRTQLIAGIANTYYTLLMLDEQLYITRQTEEAWQETVASTRALMKAGLTNESAVSQMEATYYQVQTSVLDLKEQINQVENSLALLLAETPRYYERGVLESQQFPESISTGIPVQMLANRPDVRMAERTLEAAFYGTNQARSAFYPSITLSGSAGWTNNAGSMIVNPGKFLASAVGSLTQPLFARGEIIAQHRIAKAQQEEAALSFQQSLLNAGSEVNDALTACQTSKEKSLLLEKQIASLEVALKSTSLLMEHSNTTYLEVLTARQSLLSAQLTHTANRFTEIQSIINLYRALGGGRE, from the coding sequence ATGAAAAAGATAATTCTGCTAACAACTGTATCTGCTCTACTGAGTAGTTGCGGCATATACAGTAAATATAAACCCGCTACCACCGTCCCCGACCAATTGTATGGCGAGGAAGTGATGGTAGAAGATACCGTCAGCTTCGGCAATATGGACTGGCGTGAGCTCTTTACGGATCCGAAACTGCAACAACTTATCGAACAAGGACTGCAGAATAATACGGATTACCAGTCGGCACAACTCCGCGTAGAACAGGCCGAAGCTACGCTGATGTCGGCTAAATTGGCATTCCTCCCTTCTTTCGCCTTTACTCCGCAAGGATCGGTGAGCAGCTTCGACGGGCATAAAGCAACGCAAACTTATTCGTTGCCTATCACCGCCAGCTGGGAACTTGATATTTTCGGACGTATGCGTAATGCAAAACAGCAGGCAAAAGCACTTTACGCCCAGAGTCAGGATTATCAGCAGGCCGTACGTACGCAGCTGATAGCCGGGATAGCCAATACCTATTATACATTATTGATGTTGGACGAACAGCTTTATATCACCCGGCAGACGGAAGAAGCATGGCAGGAGACTGTCGCTTCTACCCGTGCCCTGATGAAAGCCGGCCTGACTAACGAATCGGCCGTATCACAGATGGAAGCTACATATTATCAGGTGCAAACCTCTGTTCTTGACCTGAAGGAGCAAATCAACCAGGTGGAAAACAGTCTTGCCCTTTTATTGGCTGAGACTCCACGGTATTACGAACGTGGAGTATTGGAAAGTCAGCAGTTCCCGGAAAGTATCTCTACCGGTATTCCTGTACAGATGTTGGCTAACCGCCCTGATGTACGTATGGCTGAACGCACATTGGAAGCTGCCTTCTACGGAACCAATCAGGCTCGTTCCGCTTTCTATCCTTCGATAACCCTGAGTGGTAGCGCCGGATGGACAAACAATGCCGGATCGATGATAGTCAACCCCGGTAAATTCCTCGCATCGGCAGTCGGTTCGCTTACACAGCCACTGTTTGCCCGCGGGGAGATTATCGCCCAACATCGTATAGCCAAAGCGCAGCAGGAAGAAGCTGCCCTCTCATTCCAGCAATCGTTATTGAACGCCGGAAGCGAGGTAAACGATGCCCTGACAGCTTGCCAGACCAGTAAGGAGAAGAGTCTCCTCCTGGAAAAGCAGATTGCTTCACTGGAAGTAGCCCTGAAAAGTACTTCCCTGTTGATGGAGCATAGTAATACAACCTATCTGGAAGTGTTGACTGCCCGGCAAAGTTTATTAAGTGCACAACTGACCCACACCGCCAATCGGTTCACAGAGATACAAAGTATAATTAATCTCTATCGGGCTTTAGGCGGTGGACGAGAATAG
- a CDS encoding efflux RND transporter permease subunit yields the protein MNLRYFIDRPVLSIVISITIVLMGIISLFTLPVEQYPDIAPPTIQVFTNYPGANAETVQKSVIVPLEEAINGVENMNYITSTASNSGDVFLNIFFKQGSDADMAAVNVQNRVSTALSLLPAEVTKIGVTTMKQQNAELKTFALYSPDDAYDRQFLNNYMKINVEPRIKRIAGVGQVMQFGSNYSMRIWLKPDKMAQYKLVPGDISAVLDKQNIEAATGAFGENHDNTHQYTMKYRGRFSTPEEFGNLVIRSLPGGDVLRLREVADIELGDEAYNYATEVNGHPAALAMVFQTAGSNASIIINEIDATLEEISSDLPKGMEFITLNDTNRFLYASIHEVIKTLLEAILLVILVVYVFLQDIRSTLIPTISIFVSIIGTFAFMSVAGFSINLLTLFALVLAIGTVVDDAIVVVEAVQARFDVGYQSSYMATNDAIKGVSSAILTSTLIFMAVFIPVSMMGGTSGAFYTQFGITMAVAVGISAVNAFTLSPALCALLLTPYIDESGNVKDNFAARFRKAFNAAFDVMTKRYVQGVLLFVKRRWLMWGTLVTALVLLVFLVQHTKTGLIPDEDTGTVMISMNSKPGSSLPQTQRVMEQMNEQLKGIPEVEYNANVVGYSFSGSGPSMGMYFLSLKHWDERKEEGQSAADVVNKIYGLSTEVPDAQIFAMTPPMIPGYGMGSGFELYIQDKTAGDLNAFKKVTDNFVAALSQRPEIEAVYSAFETNYPQYWVDIDAAQCEQSGISPGEVLETLSGYYSGGYVSNFNRFSKLYRVMIQADPEYRVTSESLNHLYVRVGEEMAPLSQFVKLTKTYGPQDLMRFNLYNSISINGSPANGYSSGDALQAIKETADQVLPKNYGYEFGGISREESKTTNNVVIIFGICLLLVYLILSALYESFLIPFAIILSVPCGLLGSFLFAQLFGLGNDIYMQTGLIMLIGLLAKTAILLTEYATKRREAGMSLTQAALAAAKVRLRPILMTALTMVFGLLPLMVAHGVGANGSRSLASGAVGGMLVGTLALLFLVPGLFIVFQYLQEKVRPIQASREDADWSIQTELEEIGKKK from the coding sequence ATGAACCTAAGATATTTTATAGACCGTCCCGTCTTATCGATTGTTATTTCCATAACAATTGTTCTGATGGGTATTATTTCTTTGTTTACACTACCTGTCGAGCAGTATCCCGATATTGCCCCTCCTACGATCCAGGTCTTTACCAATTATCCGGGAGCCAATGCTGAAACTGTTCAGAAAAGTGTCATTGTTCCGTTGGAGGAAGCAATCAATGGGGTGGAGAATATGAACTATATCACTTCCACGGCCTCAAATAGTGGCGATGTGTTCCTCAATATCTTTTTCAAACAAGGAAGCGACGCAGATATGGCGGCAGTGAATGTACAGAACCGTGTTTCTACGGCGTTGAGTTTGCTGCCTGCCGAAGTAACCAAGATCGGTGTCACGACCATGAAGCAGCAGAACGCTGAGTTGAAGACTTTTGCTCTTTACTCACCGGACGATGCTTACGATCGCCAGTTTCTCAATAATTATATGAAGATTAATGTGGAACCTCGTATCAAGCGTATTGCCGGAGTAGGGCAGGTTATGCAATTCGGTTCCAATTATAGTATGCGTATCTGGCTCAAACCGGATAAGATGGCACAGTATAAACTGGTTCCGGGAGATATCTCGGCTGTATTGGATAAACAGAATATCGAGGCAGCTACGGGAGCATTCGGAGAGAATCATGATAATACCCATCAGTACACCATGAAGTATCGTGGACGTTTCTCTACGCCGGAAGAGTTCGGTAATCTTGTGATACGTTCTTTGCCGGGGGGCGATGTGTTACGGTTACGTGAGGTTGCTGATATTGAACTGGGAGATGAGGCTTATAATTATGCAACGGAGGTAAATGGTCATCCGGCTGCACTGGCAATGGTGTTTCAGACTGCCGGGTCGAATGCTTCAATTATCATTAATGAAATCGATGCCACACTAGAAGAGATAAGCAGTGATCTTCCTAAAGGAATGGAGTTTATAACACTGAACGACACGAACCGTTTCCTGTATGCTTCGATCCATGAGGTGATAAAAACGTTGTTGGAGGCTATCTTGCTGGTAATCCTGGTAGTATATGTCTTTTTGCAGGATATACGTTCTACGTTGATCCCGACTATTTCAATTTTTGTTTCCATTATCGGTACGTTCGCCTTTATGTCGGTAGCCGGGTTCTCGATCAACCTATTGACATTGTTTGCTCTGGTATTGGCCATTGGGACGGTGGTGGATGATGCGATAGTGGTGGTCGAGGCTGTCCAGGCGCGGTTCGATGTGGGATATCAGTCCTCTTATATGGCAACGAATGATGCAATAAAAGGAGTATCTTCGGCTATTCTTACCTCAACCTTGATCTTTATGGCTGTATTTATACCTGTGTCTATGATGGGAGGGACTTCGGGAGCATTCTATACCCAATTCGGTATAACAATGGCTGTTGCCGTCGGTATTTCGGCAGTCAATGCCTTTACATTGTCTCCGGCACTCTGTGCTTTGTTATTGACTCCTTATATAGATGAATCCGGAAATGTAAAGGATAATTTTGCAGCCCGTTTCCGTAAAGCGTTTAATGCAGCTTTTGATGTGATGACCAAACGTTATGTACAAGGGGTATTATTGTTTGTCAAACGTCGTTGGCTGATGTGGGGCACATTGGTGACTGCCCTTGTTTTACTTGTTTTTCTGGTACAACATACCAAGACAGGACTGATTCCAGATGAAGATACGGGAACCGTAATGATCAGCATGAACTCCAAGCCGGGTTCATCTCTGCCTCAGACTCAACGGGTGATGGAGCAGATGAACGAACAACTTAAAGGGATTCCTGAGGTAGAATACAATGCCAATGTGGTAGGTTATTCATTTTCAGGTTCGGGACCTTCCATGGGTATGTATTTCCTTTCGCTCAAACATTGGGACGAACGAAAGGAAGAAGGCCAGTCTGCTGCCGATGTAGTGAATAAGATTTATGGTTTGTCGACTGAAGTTCCGGATGCGCAGATATTTGCTATGACGCCACCGATGATCCCTGGTTATGGTATGGGTAGCGGTTTTGAACTTTACATACAGGACAAGACTGCCGGTGATCTGAACGCTTTCAAGAAAGTGACAGATAATTTTGTGGCCGCACTTAGCCAACGTCCCGAGATTGAAGCCGTTTATTCTGCTTTCGAGACAAACTATCCACAGTATTGGGTAGATATCGACGCGGCCCAATGCGAACAATCTGGAATTTCTCCGGGTGAAGTATTGGAAACGCTTTCAGGCTATTATAGCGGCGGATATGTATCCAACTTCAACCGTTTCTCTAAATTGTACCGTGTGATGATCCAGGCAGATCCTGAATATCGTGTCACATCGGAGTCGCTGAACCATCTTTATGTAAGGGTCGGTGAGGAAATGGCACCGCTGAGCCAGTTTGTGAAGTTGACGAAAACGTATGGCCCGCAGGATTTAATGCGTTTCAACCTCTATAATTCGATCTCGATCAACGGTTCACCGGCAAACGGTTACAGTTCGGGAGATGCATTACAGGCCATTAAAGAAACGGCGGATCAGGTGTTGCCGAAGAATTATGGATATGAATTCGGAGGTATCTCACGTGAAGAAAGCAAGACGACTAACAATGTCGTTATTATTTTCGGTATCTGCCTTTTGTTGGTTTATTTGATATTAAGTGCTTTATATGAGAGTTTTCTTATTCCGTTCGCAATTATTCTTTCGGTGCCTTGCGGATTATTGGGCAGCTTTTTGTTTGCCCAGTTGTTCGGGTTGGGGAATGATATTTATATGCAGACCGGATTAATCATGCTTATCGGATTGCTGGCTAAGACAGCTATTCTTCTGACGGAATATGCGACTAAGCGTCGGGAAGCAGGAATGTCACTGACGCAGGCTGCTCTTGCTGCTGCAAAAGTTCGTTTGCGTCCGATCCTGATGACGGCTTTGACAATGGTATTTGGCCTGTTGCCATTAATGGTGGCGCATGGGGTAGGTGCAAACGGAAGCCGTTCGTTGGCGTCCGGTGCGGTAGGCGGTATGCTTGTCGGAACGTTGGCTTTATTATTCCTTGTCCCGGGTCTTTTCATTGTATTTCAATATCTACAGGAGAAAGTCAGACCGATACAAGCCTCCAGGGAAGATGCCGATTGGTCTATACAAACGGAATTAGAAGAAATAGGAAAGAAAAAGTGA
- a CDS encoding efflux RND transporter permease subunit — MKGNIFIKRPVMAISISVLILVIGLISLFTLPVEQYPDIAPPTVYVTASYTGADAEAVMNSVVMPLEESINGVEDMMYITSTATNAGSAIIQVYFKQGTDPDMAAVNVQNRVSKAQGLLPAEVTRIGVATQKRQTSFLQIGALVCNDERYDQTFLANYLDINVIPQIKRIEGVGDVMELGDTYSMRIWLKPERMAQYGLVPSDVTAILGEQNIEAPTGSLGENSENVFQFTMKYRGRLKSVEEFQNTVIRSQSDGSVLRLKDVASVELGTLMYSFRSEMDGKPAVMFMIFQVAGSNATAVNKEITAQIDRMGESLPEGTEFVTMMSSNDFLFASIHNVVETLVIAILLVILVVYFFLQDFKSTLIPSISIIVSLVGTFACLVAAGFSLNILTLFALVLAIGTVVDDAIVVVEAVQSKFDAGYKSSYLATKDAMGDVTMAIVSCTCVFMAVFIPVTFMGGTSGVFYTQFGITMATAVGISMISALTLCPALCAIMMRPSDGTKSEKSINGRVRAAYNASFNAVLGKYKKGVMFFIHHRWMVWTSLAAAVVLLVYLMSTTKTGLVPQEDQGVIMVNVSTSPGSTLDETNKVMNKLENILSGTPEIEHYARVAGYGLISGQGTSYGTIIIRLKDWSERKGEEHSSDAITARLNAQFYEIKDAQIFSFQPAMIPGYGMGNSLELNLQDKTGGDMTVFYNSVMEFLGALNQRPEVAMAYTSYAMNFPQVTVDIDAAKCKRAGISPSSVLDALGSYCGGAYISNFNQFGKVYRVMMQASPEYRLDEQSLDNMFVRSGTEMAPISQFVTLTKVLGPESANRFNLYSTITANVNPAEGYSSGEVQKVIEEVAAQTLPTGYGYEYGGMAREEAGNSGAQTVFIYAICIFLIYLILACLYESFLVPFAVIFSVPFGLMGSFLFARIFGLENNIYLQTGVIMLIGLLAKTAILITEYAIERRRKGMGIVESAYSAAQVRLRPILMTVLTMIFGMLPLMFTTGAGANGNSSLGTGVVGGMAVGTLALLFVVPVFYIIFEYLQEKIRKPMEEEADVQVLLEQEKSAIERGDIE, encoded by the coding sequence ATGAAAGGTAACATATTTATAAAACGGCCGGTGATGGCTATATCCATCTCCGTGCTGATCCTGGTCATTGGGCTTATTTCGCTCTTTACGCTGCCGGTGGAACAATATCCCGACATTGCACCTCCTACGGTATATGTCACTGCTTCTTATACCGGAGCCGATGCTGAAGCTGTGATGAACAGTGTTGTCATGCCATTGGAAGAGAGTATCAATGGGGTAGAAGATATGATGTATATCACTTCTACTGCCACTAATGCAGGTTCAGCAATCATACAGGTTTATTTTAAGCAAGGAACTGATCCTGATATGGCGGCTGTCAATGTACAGAACCGTGTATCTAAGGCACAGGGACTTTTACCGGCAGAGGTGACAAGAATCGGTGTGGCAACACAAAAACGCCAGACCAGTTTCCTGCAGATCGGAGCTTTGGTTTGTAACGATGAACGCTACGACCAGACCTTTTTGGCCAATTATCTCGATATCAATGTTATTCCACAGATTAAACGTATAGAAGGCGTTGGAGATGTAATGGAATTGGGTGATACTTATAGTATGCGTATCTGGTTGAAACCGGAACGGATGGCGCAATATGGCCTTGTCCCTTCGGACGTAACGGCTATATTGGGCGAACAGAATATCGAAGCACCCACCGGTTCATTAGGAGAGAATTCGGAAAATGTTTTCCAGTTCACTATGAAATACCGTGGACGCCTGAAGAGTGTTGAAGAGTTTCAGAACACAGTGATCCGTTCACAAAGCGATGGTTCCGTACTTCGCCTGAAAGATGTGGCCAGTGTGGAACTGGGTACATTAATGTATAGCTTCCGCAGTGAGATGGACGGTAAACCCGCCGTTATGTTTATGATTTTCCAGGTAGCAGGATCAAATGCAACTGCTGTCAACAAAGAGATAACCGCTCAGATAGATAGAATGGGAGAAAGCCTGCCGGAAGGTACGGAATTTGTAACGATGATGAGTTCGAACGACTTCCTTTTCGCCTCTATTCATAATGTGGTGGAGACACTTGTCATTGCTATCCTTTTAGTAATCCTGGTCGTGTATTTCTTCTTGCAGGACTTTAAGAGTACACTTATTCCGTCTATCTCTATTATAGTTTCATTAGTCGGAACGTTTGCTTGCCTGGTGGCGGCAGGATTCAGTCTCAATATCCTGACACTATTTGCTCTGGTGCTTGCCATCGGTACGGTAGTGGATGATGCCATTGTAGTGGTGGAGGCCGTGCAGTCTAAGTTTGATGCCGGGTATAAATCCTCCTATCTTGCTACGAAAGATGCGATGGGGGATGTGACAATGGCTATTGTCTCTTGTACCTGTGTATTTATGGCCGTATTTATTCCTGTGACATTCATGGGAGGAACATCGGGCGTGTTTTATACACAATTTGGTATTACGATGGCCACCGCCGTAGGTATTTCTATGATTTCGGCTTTGACACTTTGTCCGGCTTTATGTGCTATAATGATGCGTCCATCGGATGGAACAAAGAGTGAGAAGAGTATTAACGGGCGGGTACGTGCCGCTTATAATGCTTCGTTCAATGCTGTATTGGGCAAATATAAAAAAGGTGTCATGTTTTTTATTCATCACCGTTGGATGGTATGGACGTCATTGGCAGCAGCCGTTGTTCTGCTGGTTTATCTGATGAGTACTACCAAGACCGGGCTTGTACCGCAGGAAGACCAGGGCGTTATCATGGTCAATGTCAGTACCTCACCGGGAAGCACGTTGGATGAAACGAATAAGGTAATGAATAAACTGGAGAATATCCTGAGCGGAACACCTGAGATAGAACATTATGCCCGCGTGGCAGGTTATGGGCTTATATCCGGTCAGGGAACATCTTACGGTACCATCATTATCCGTTTAAAAGATTGGAGCGAGCGAAAAGGAGAGGAACATAGTTCCGATGCTATCACGGCACGCCTTAACGCACAATTTTATGAGATCAAAGATGCACAGATATTCAGTTTCCAGCCTGCTATGATTCCGGGATACGGTATGGGTAACTCTCTTGAACTAAATCTTCAGGATAAGACAGGCGGTGATATGACGGTATTCTATAATTCGGTAATGGAGTTCCTCGGAGCATTAAATCAACGGCCGGAAGTTGCTATGGCCTATACTTCTTATGCAATGAACTTCCCGCAGGTAACAGTAGATATCGATGCCGCCAAATGTAAACGGGCAGGTATCTCTCCCAGCAGCGTACTCGATGCATTGGGAAGCTATTGTGGAGGTGCTTATATCTCCAACTTCAACCAGTTTGGTAAAGTATATCGTGTAATGATGCAGGCTTCTCCCGAATATCGACTGGACGAACAGTCGCTGGACAATATGTTTGTTCGTAGCGGTACGGAAATGGCTCCGATAAGCCAGTTTGTGACACTGACGAAAGTACTTGGACCGGAATCAGCCAATCGTTTTAACCTGTATAGTACCATTACAGCAAATGTAAATCCGGCTGAAGGCTATTCATCCGGGGAAGTGCAAAAGGTTATCGAAGAGGTAGCTGCACAGACTTTACCGACAGGTTATGGTTACGAATACGGCGGTATGGCACGTGAAGAAGCCGGCAACAGCGGTGCACAGACTGTTTTTATTTATGCTATATGTATATTCCTTATCTATCTGATCCTGGCTTGTCTTTATGAGAGCTTCCTGGTTCCGTTTGCCGTTATCTTCTCCGTACCGTTCGGGTTGATGGGTAGCTTCCTGTTTGCCAGAATATTCGGACTGGAGAATAACATCTATCTTCAGACAGGTGTGATCATGTTGATCGGTTTATTGGCAAAGACGGCTATCCTGATTACAGAGTATGCGATAGAACGTCGCCGCAAAGGAATGGGTATTGTAGAATCTGCCTACTCGGCAGCCCAGGTTCGTCTGCGTCCTATCCTGATGACCGTATTGACGATGATTTTCGGTATGCTTCCATTGATGTTCACTACTGGTGCGGGAGCAAACGGTAACAGTTCGTTGGGAACAGGTGTCGTAGGCGGTATGGCTGTAGGAACACTGGCATTATTGTTCGTGGTTCCTGTGTTCTATATCATTTTCGAATATTTGCAGGAGAAGATCCGCAAACCGATGGAAGAAGAAGCCGACGTACAGGTGCTGCTGGAACAGGAAAAGAGCGCTATTGAACGTGGTGATATTGAATAA
- a CDS encoding efflux RND transporter periplasmic adaptor subunit, translating to MSNRMKNLSQFITILCFMFLISCKNKQEGEFHQAYPVLTVTSAPAEIKESYSASIRGRQDIEIYPQVSGTIFRLCVQEGEKVKKGETLFVIDPVPYQAALRTATANVHAAQAQVETARLTYESKQELFRENVISEYELSTARNALSIATAGLEQSRAQEVNARNSLSYTEVKSPSDGIVGILPYRTGALVNPSMAQPLTTVSDNSQMYVYFSMTENRLRALIRQYGSPDETIKQMPSIKLQLNDGSIYEENGHIESISGVINQQTGTVSVRSVFPNENRMLFSGGIGNVVIPYKMDDVIVIPQSATYELQDKVFAYKVQENGKLSAVQLQIEKLNDGTDYIVRSGLQPGDRIVSEGVGLLQDGMEILVKETEKQ from the coding sequence ATTAGTAACCGTATGAAAAATTTATCTCAATTTATTACCATTCTCTGCTTTATGTTTCTGATATCTTGTAAGAATAAACAAGAAGGGGAGTTTCATCAGGCTTATCCAGTATTAACCGTGACGTCTGCTCCGGCGGAAATCAAAGAATCTTATTCAGCCTCTATCCGGGGGCGACAGGATATTGAAATTTATCCGCAAGTGTCGGGTACGATATTCCGGCTTTGTGTTCAGGAAGGCGAAAAAGTGAAGAAGGGCGAAACTCTTTTTGTTATCGATCCGGTTCCTTACCAGGCTGCTTTGAGAACAGCGACGGCAAATGTACATGCAGCACAAGCGCAAGTGGAAACAGCCCGGCTGACTTACGAAAGCAAACAGGAATTGTTCCGTGAAAACGTTATTTCAGAATATGAGCTATCAACCGCTCGGAATGCACTGTCTATTGCGACCGCAGGATTGGAGCAATCTCGGGCGCAAGAGGTGAATGCCCGCAACAGCCTCTCCTACACAGAAGTAAAAAGTCCGTCGGACGGTATTGTCGGGATACTTCCTTACCGGACAGGTGCTTTGGTTAATCCGTCGATGGCTCAACCGCTGACCACTGTATCGGACAATTCACAAATGTATGTCTATTTCTCTATGACGGAAAATCGCCTCCGGGCATTGATCCGGCAGTATGGTTCGCCGGACGAAACGATAAAGCAGATGCCGTCGATCAAACTGCAGTTGAATGATGGAAGCATCTATGAGGAAAACGGACATATCGAAAGTATCAGCGGGGTTATCAACCAGCAGACGGGAACAGTATCGGTACGAAGCGTATTTCCGAACGAGAACCGTATGTTATTCAGTGGCGGGATCGGTAATGTCGTTATTCCTTATAAAATGGATGATGTGATTGTTATTCCTCAGTCTGCTACCTATGAATTACAGGATAAAGTATTTGCTTACAAAGTGCAGGAAAACGGAAAACTTTCCGCTGTTCAGCTACAGATAGAAAAGCTGAACGACGGTACTGACTATATTGTTCGCTCAGGTCTTCAGCCGGGCGACCGGATTGTCAGCGAAGGTGTCGGATTGTTGCAAGACGGAATGGAGATACTTGTCAAAGAAACCGAAAAACAATAA